The Gemmata palustris genome includes a region encoding these proteins:
- a CDS encoding helix-turn-helix domain-containing protein, with protein sequence MAVLWLKSKGETHGRIAALANVSRSTVQRTLRIYAAEGLDGIRSFGWKGQPRALTPHAATIEDAFRQHPPHTAHEAARRIEELTGVVRRNVSRVRKFLKDDLGMKCLKVAPLPVPPK encoded by the coding sequence ATGGCGGTCCTCTGGCTCAAGAGCAAGGGCGAGACCCACGGGCGCATCGCCGCACTCGCCAACGTGTCGCGGTCCACGGTCCAGCGAACCCTGCGGATCTACGCGGCCGAGGGCCTCGATGGCATCCGGTCGTTCGGGTGGAAGGGCCAACCCCGTGCCCTGACGCCGCACGCCGCGACGATCGAAGACGCATTTCGTCAGCACCCGCCGCACACGGCTCATGAGGCCGCGCGGCGGATCGAGGAGCTGACGGGTGTTGTTCGACGAAACGTGTCGCGGGTGCGCAAATTCCTCAAGGACGACCTGGGGATGAAATGCTTGAAGGTGGCACCGCTCCCGGTCCCGCCTAAGTGA
- a CDS encoding transposase translates to MKLPIRWTVERTFAWLGTCRRLTKDREESVMSAEAFIKLAMIHLMLNRLEPKYADPEFQYHKAA, encoded by the coding sequence GTGAAGCTGCCGATCCGGTGGACCGTGGAGCGCACGTTCGCGTGGCTGGGCACGTGCCGGCGGCTCACCAAGGACCGGGAGGAAAGCGTGATGTCAGCGGAGGCGTTCATCAAACTGGCCATGATCCACCTCATGCTCAACCGACTCGAACCCAAATATGCCGACCCCGAATTCCAATATCACAAAGCCGCGTGA
- a CDS encoding transposase produces MRRTSYWRRSWVGCGASCGCTCAASGRQRYNVRGALNAVTHERVTEINTTYITARRCALLHTIARAGSVPVTLVLDNARYQRCVLVQDAAKQLGIELLFLPSYSPNLNLIERCGSS; encoded by the coding sequence ATGCGTCGCACTTCGTATTGGCGTCGTTCCTGGGTTGGGTGTGGTGCTTCGTGCGGTTGCACGTGCGCGGCCAGTGGTCGGCAGCGGTACAACGTGCGGGGCGCGCTGAACGCGGTCACGCACGAACGGGTGACGGAGATCAACACCACGTACATTACCGCCCGTCGGTGCGCGTTGCTTCACACGATCGCGCGGGCGGGCTCGGTGCCCGTCACGTTGGTGCTGGACAACGCCCGGTATCAGCGGTGCGTGTTGGTGCAGGACGCGGCCAAGCAGCTGGGGATCGAGCTGCTGTTCCTGCCGTCGTACTCGCCGAACCTGAACTTGATCGAGCGCTGTGGAAGTTCGTGA